In Opitutaceae bacterium, the sequence CCGGCGCATGCTTCCTGTTGTCACGGGAACTCTGGGATGAACTGGGGGGATTCGACACGCGCTTCGTCAACGGATGCGAGGATGTCGACCTCTGCCTGCGCGCAGGTTCGGCCGGCAGAATCAACGCGGTCGCGCTCCGGAGCATCGTCAGGCATCACATAAGCAGCTCTCCGGGACGCAAACTCATGGATGAGCGAAACACCTTTCTTCTCACCCTCAAGTGGCGGGACACCCTGGCGATCCTGGCATCGCGCCACTGGTGCAGAGCCTACCTCTCTCGTGAATGGACACATCCGGGTGAACCGCACCATGCATGCGAGGCTGCAGCGGCTCTCGCCTATTCCCTGCACCTGATCCCGAACCCGCCCAGCGTCGCGCTGCGCGGAATGCTTCGCGCCATTGAGCTCGAACTGGACCGATGGCGCCAGCTGGACCTTCAGGAATAGATCGCGCCTCAGTGGGAAATCTTTTCGAGGTATTCAGCAACCTCGGTGTTCTTGTACTCGCGCGCAATGTCCAGCGCCGTCACGCCTGGCTTCGAGCGGATTGATGGATTCGTCCCGTGCTCAAGGAGCAGCTTCACGAGAGCGACACTCCCGCTCGCAGCCGCTTCATGCAGCGGAGTTCCGCCGAGCTCACTGAGGATGTTGGGATCCGTTGGTGCATCCAGAAGCAGGCGAGCTATCTCGATCTGGTTCTTTGCCGCCGCATGATGCAAGGGCGTCCATCCGCGCCGGTCGCGCACCGTTGGATCCGCTCCCGCCTTCAAGAGCAGAGAGACTATTCCGGCATCGCCGCGCTCAACCGCCAGATGCAGCGGGGAACGTCCCGACGAGTCCGGCTTACGCGGATCGGCGCCGGCCGCCAGCAGAATGGCAGCCACATCCGGCTTCCGGCGAAGGATCGCCTGATGAATCGGATTCAAGCGCGCTCCCGCCGCCCCCAATGCGCGTTTGGGGTCCGCTGCAATGTGACGCCTGACGTCGTCAACATCGCCATGGGCGATGGCCTCGTCGATCGTTGAAAAAATCGGCTCACGGGGTGCTGGTGAAGCGACTCCTCCGCCGGGCACCTCAATGCCGCAGCACCAGACGAGCCCGTTCAGCACGAGGCGTCTGAAATCATCCTTGTACCAGTTTGCATGAAAATGCCCGCCTGTGAAACCGAAGCCCCGGGTGCCCTGCCCGGACAGAAAAGTCCACGCCAGCAGTTGCGGTACTTGCCGTTCCAAGTCCAGCCTCACGGCTGCGTTTCCCGAACGCGGACCATCCTGCCCAAGCGAGTCCATCGGCGGCACAGCACTCAGGAGCGCCCGCGGCCGAGTGGCCCCCTCTCCCAGACGGAGATGGAAATACCATTCGTCCTCGACATTCAATTTTCCCACGCCCCGCGCGGCAGGATGCGTTGCATCCGGAGACTCGTGCAGGGTCCAGATAGGATTCACCGACCAGCCGACATCGAAGCGAGCCCCGATGGCATCGAGTAGCAACGCGCGCAAATCCGGATCATCCTCCGAAGGCTCCAGCGCAAAATGAAGCACGGCGAGCGCCCTGCCCTGCTCCATCCGTGTGCGAAGCCATGCGCCGTGGCCGCTCGCCACGTGCTTCTCCAGTCCGTCCGAATAGAGGACGATCAGATCCGCCTGCTCGAGCGCGGCCTGGTCAGCGGGCCAGCCCAGTGAAACCGCAGCAGACACAGGAAGGCCGCTCGCGTTCAGCGCATCGGCGAGCAGCCGGGAGCCTGCGGGAAACTCGTGCGCCCCGGGCGCATGACTCTTCGCGCCTGCGATGAACAAGACATGCTTCGGGGGTTCCGCAGCCTCCAGAGTTGGCGCGGTCACACAGGCCAGGCCAGCGACGAGCCCAATGGCGAAAAATCCGAATACGCGCATTGGCGGTTGGCCCCAATCTCTGCGTTCGCGCTCAGGACAGCGTGAAGGCTGGCAGTTTCACGATCTTTCCCCCTGCAAGGGCCGACTCGTGGGCGCAGAGTCCCACACAGGTCCAGTTTGCGGACTTGACGGCGTTGGGATACGGATCCCGGCCTTCGACAAGAGCCGTCAGGAATTCGTGTGCCAGGTGCGGATGCGAACCGCCGTGTCCGGCTCCCTGCGTAAAGCTCAGATGGGTTTTCTTTCCGAGATCATAGACTCCCTTCGTCGTGAATTTCCGGATGCCTGCAGGCAGACGCTTCGCATAGTCCGGAACCTTGATCTTCTTCGGTATCTTGTGTTCCGGCCGCTTTGCCGTGTGCAGGACATGCGGCTCGTGCTCAATCAGCGTCCATTCGAAGGACTGCTTTGAACCGTAGACATCGATGCTCTCACGATACTGGCGGGCTGTGTCGAAAAGCGAACGGATGATCCGGGCGGTGAGATCGGAATCCTTGAATTTCACGTGAGCCGTCTCGACAGCGAACGGGGAGTTGTAGTGCTTGATCAATTCCGGGCGTATCGTGCCAGAACCAAAACACGACACATACTCCGCCTGCGCATCCGTAAGCGCCAGCATCGGTCCGACGCAGTGCGTCGCATACCACATCGGCGGCAGCCCAGGCCAGTAGTTGGGCCACCCGTCCATGTCCTGCTGGTGACTCGCCTGCAGGAACTGGATCCTGCCCAGGTCCCCGCGCTCATACTTTTCCTTGATGAACAGAAATTCCCGGGCGTACACCACCGTCTCCATCATCATGTAGCGCAGTCCGGTCTTCCGGCAAAGATCCACGATCTTCCGGCAGTCGGCGATGGAGGTCGCCATGGGCACCGTGCAGGCCACGTGTTTGCCCGCCTTCAGCGCCTTCAGGGTCTGCGCCGCATGGTCAGGGATCGGGGTGTTGATGTGCACGGCCTCAATCTCCGGATCCTTCAGCATCTCGTCGTAGTCCGAGTACCCCTTGCCGATGCCGAAGGCGGCTTGAATCGAGCCGAGCTTGTTCGGGTCGCGCTGGCACACCGCAACGAGGTTTGCATGGGGATGCGCCTGATAAATGGGTATGAACTCGGCTCCAAACCCGAGGCCGACAATGGCAATGTTGATTTTCTTGGACATGAGGAATTCAGGATGATTGCGCGGGCGTTCTTTCGGCGGACCGATAAACCCGCGATGAGCCCAAAATCGATAGTATTTACTGCCCGTTGGCAAGTTGCCCGATCGCGTGAGTCCTGCCTGTGTCGCGCTCCTTGGATTGACGGCCCTGTGAAAATGAACAACCTGCCTGCTATCCGCGTCCGAGCCCTGCATTCCCCGGCACCGACCTGCCAGCCCGTCAACGAAATCGAGAATCGGAAAATCACCATGACTACGCTCGCCTCTCCCCTCAATCGACGTGAGTTCCTCAAGATTTCGAGCCTGACCGGAGGCGGTCTCTTGCTCGGCACGTATCTGCAGTTCACAGACGAGGCAGCCGGCGACCCCAGCGCTGCAGTCGTGAAAGGTTCATCCGGAGACGGCGCGGCCCTCAACGCCTTCGTGCGCATCGCAACCGACGGCTCGATCTTCATCGCCGCGCATTCACCGGAGGGCGGTCAGGGCGTGCGCACCTCCCTTCCCATGCTCGTGGCCGAGGAACTGGAGGCCGATTGGAAGAACATCACGGTCGAGCTTGTTCCCCTGGATCCCATCTACGGCACACAGGTTGCGGGAGGAAGCATGGTGACTCCACGCAACTACACGCCGCTCCGGCAGGTCGGCGCGTCCGCACGGATCATGCTGATCCAGGCAGCGGCCAACCGCTGGTCCGTGCCAGCCAGTGAGTGTCACGCCTCTTCAGCGCGTGTTCACCATGCCTCCACCGGCAGGTCCCTGGGCTACGGCGAACTCGCGGATGCCGCATCCCGGCTGGCTGTGCCGGACGCAAAGTCCATCCGCCTGAAGGACCCGAAGGATTTCAAGATCATCGGCCAGAGAATCAGTGGCGTCGACAATCCCGCCATCGTTACCGGCAAACCTCTTTTCGGCATCGATCAGGTGCTGCCGGGAATGCTGTTCGCCACTTACGAAAAATGTCCGGTGTTTGGCGGAAAAGTCATCGACGCCAACCTTGCCGAAATCAAGGCGTTGCCGGGCGTCAAGGATGCCTTTGTCATCGAGGGCACCCAGAACCTGAATGGACTTCTCCCGGGAGTGGCAATCCTCGCCAACTCGACTTGGGCGGCCATGAGCGCACGGCGCCACCTCCGAGTGAAATGGAACGAGGGCCCGCATGCCAACGACAGTTGGGATTCGTACCTTGCGACTGCGGAGGGACTCGCGGCAAAGAAGGGTGAAAACCTGCTTCGTGACGACGGGGACGTTTCCGCCGCCCTACGGAAATCCACGCGGACTGTCGAAGCCCGGTATGTCTATCCCTTTGTCTACCACGCCAACTTCGAACCGCAGAATTGCACCGCTCACTTCAAGGACGGCGTGATGGAACTCTGGGCACCGACACAGCGCCCGGCCGGAGGGCAGGACTTGATCAGCTCGGTTCTCAATATCCCCAAGGACCGCATCAAGGTGAACATCACCCGCATTGGCGGCGGATTCGGTCGCCGCCTGAGCAGCGACTTCATGGTCGAGGCGGCTGCCATCGCCCAGCGTGTCGATGCGCCGGTCAAGCTCACGTGGTCGCGTGAGGACGACATTCACCATGACCATTTCCGGCCGGGCGGCATGCACTACCTCAAGGGCGGCGTGGATGCCGCAGGCAACATCATCGCATGGCAGGATCACTTTATCACCTTCGGCAACAGGAAGGGCGGAAATCCGGGTGCAGGCGGCAGCCTGTCTCCCGATGAATTTCCCGCCCGTTTTCTCCCGAACTACAGGACCGAGCAGTCCATGATCGTGACCCACATCCCGATGGGCCCCTGGCGCGCACCGGGAAGCTGCGTGTTTTCTTGGGTCATCCAAAGCTTCATCGATGAACTCGCCGCAGCCGCCGGACGCGACCCCTTGGAGGTTCGTCTCTCCTTGTTGAAGGACCGCGGCATGGTCACCACGCCCGGAGAGCGCCCCAACGGATTCGACGCCGCCCGCATGCAAGGCGTCGTGAAACTGGCGGCGGAAAAGGCCGGCTGGGGCCGAAAGCTGCCTCGTGGCCAGGGACAGGGCATCGCTTTCCATTTCAGCCACCGCGGCTACTTCGCCAACGTTGCCGAGGTGAACGTGTCCCGGGACGGCGTCCTCAAGGTCGAGCGTGTTGTCGTGGCCGGCGATGTCGGATCACAGATTGTCAATCCCAGCGGTGCCGAGAATCAGGTCGCGGGGGCAATTGTCGACGGCCTGAGCGCGGCCGCACTCCAGGAAATCAACATCGCCCAGGGTCGGGTCGTGAACGGAAACTTCAATGACTACCACCTGCTGCGCATTGCCGATGCCCCGCACGTCGAAGTCCATTTCAATCTGACTGACAATTCCCCCACGGGCCTCGGAGAACCAGCGCTTCCTCCCCTCGCACCGGCGGTTGCGAACGCCATCTTTGCCGCGACGGGCAAACGGATTCGCACGCTGCCATTCTCCAAAACCGATCTCAGTTGGAGCTGAAAAGCCAAGCGGCCTTTCTCGCGCCCTTTCGGAGCCGCTCCCGCGTTACTCGAGCGCAAACTCCGTCTGGTCCGTGATTCTCCGCATTCCCAGAAACCGTCCGTACCGATCGATCCAATCGTCCAACTTCTCCAGATAGTAGTCGGGGTCGTAGGGGTGTTCATTCGCATCGTACAATGACACCGGACGCGCACGCTGCCAGTCGCTGCTGATGCCTTTTCGCTTCATCGTGATGTAGTACGTGACGCGGTCGCCGAGCTTCGGGCGGGACGGCAGGAGAAGCGCAGCCTCGGCGCTCGCCCTCCTTGGCTTGCCACCTCCCGCAACGAATTTTTCATACGCATCGACGCCCATGCCGAGGTTTTCCGTCCTCGCAAGCTGCTCGACCCGCAGGCTTCGATTCGCAATCTGCAGCCGCAGCCGCCCGATGGTTTCCGCGGGAGTCGGAACATCCAGTCCAAGCACGTTTTGAATCATCTGTTCGGTGAGGGACCTCAGGTAGGGCTCGATGCCACGCGACCGCAAGGCGCTGCCGCGGAACGTGACATCGCCGCCATCGCGCAAGGCGTAGTTCTTTGCCTTGTAGCAGAACATCGCGTCATAACGCCCGTCAAACTCCAGTTCGATGCCGTCCGGCAGGATCCTGGCCACAGCTGCGAGCAGATTCTCGGGCGCATCATGGAAACGCTTCGAGGAAAGATAAATTCCGTCGGTATCCGCCTCGAGTATGACGCAATCGTGCTTTCGAAACTCTTCGATCAATTGTTGAAGCAGTTCGCGTCCGCGCCTCGTCACCTCGGCCGCGAGCTCCCCGTCGCCAAAACGCGCGCCTGAAAATCCGAGATACCCATAGAACGAATTGATCAGCACCTTGAAGTTCGCCTGCCTGGCGTGCGCCTCCGCCCGTTCCTCCGACGTCGGTGCGCTCCTGGCCAGTTGCTTGTAGCGCAGCCGATAGGCCCGGAGGCTTGTGAGCAGCGGAATGAACACGCCAAGCGTGTCGGATTTCGGGTTTCGACCGATGCTCAGAAGCAGGCTCGGATAAAGGGAGGCGACATCGAAATGAAGCACATGGTGAAACACTCCCTCCTGGAAACTCCGGGTGAATCCGCCTTCAAACGGCTTTATTTCGGGAGGCGCAGGACAGGATTCGCGCGCCTTGAGATATTCTTCGAGAAACAGCAGGTCGATCTTTGTCGTCGTTCCCCGCAGCATCGTTTCCTGAAACAAAATTGGAAACGTCCTTGCCTGCTCGAAATAGGTCGGCAGCAGTCGATCGACAATTCCGCGCGTCTCCCGCAGATCATCCGCCAGGTAGGCCAGGAAACGCTCACGGTCGTTAAGGTAGGCACCTTGAATTGCACCAGCATCGAGATAGGTCCGCTTCCCCGTCGCCTCTGCGTCCGCAGGCGTTATGCCGAACGCCACGGCCACGTCCTTGAGTCCAAAGGACGTCAGCTCACGCGCGCCAATGTCAAAAAGCTGAACCAGCAGGTAGGAATCCACCACGGTCCGACCGGGAATGTCGCAGCGCGGAAAATCAATCCAGCGTTCAGCCACTTTCAAGCGACCGCCGCGCCAGCCGGCCTTTTGTCCAAAGCGTCCCCAGTCGCAGGGCACCTTCAGTTTCCGACATCGAACCCGCAGATAATCGAGGTCGAATCTGAAAATATTGTGTCCCTCGATGGTGTCGGGATCCTCCTCCGCCAGGACTCGGTTGAACTGCTCAAGAAGCTCCTTCTCGGCGGCGTTGCTCATCTCGGCGAGCACGAGGGTGCGGTCAACCGAACCGAACTTCAGGCCGATCGCAAGCACGCGATCCCCGGCCCGCGACGCGTTGCTGAAGGAGCCATCCACGGAACCGGTCTCAATGTCGAGCTGACACCGTCGCAGACGCGAAAACGGCATCTCCGCAAACAGGCGTTGCTGCGTCTGCAGCAGGTATTGCGACTCCATCGGCCGGATCGCGTCGACCACGAGATTCGACGCATTCGCGCGCATCATCCATTCCTCGTACGCCCCGGTCGTCTCCGCCTGCACGAGAACAGGAAAGGCGGCGTCACCGCCCAATCGCGTTTGCGCGACCCCTGACGGAAGATCCCCTGTCACCAGTCCGCTTGCCCAGGCAAATGGCCGGACCCGCTCCACGCGTTCGACACGGCCTCCGACGTCCGTCGCCAGCGAAAGATGCACGGCGCCGTCGTCCGCGACCCAGAGACCACACAGCGTATCCATGGTTCACACACTGCCGCGACGCCGGCTCGACGCAATCGCTGCGGACATCCGCAACGCCTTGCACCCCATCCTCATCACATGGCGCCCTTTGAAATCCCCCTCTCCCCCACGATGAGGGGGGAACGCGGATCAGAACGGCTTCGCGTAGACCATGACGATGGCAATGGTCGCAAGCGCAAGTGCCGCCCACATCAGCCCACCGCACTTTTCCCGCTTGCGAAAGGCGATGCCTGCGATCGCCGCCAATCCGAGCCAGGCGACGAGCTTGACGATCACCCATCCACCCGAAAACCCATACATTCCCTGCCACATGCGAACTCCCGTGGCCAGAATCAGCAGGTTGGCAATGCCGGTCCAGATCATCACCTTTTTCCGCGAGGAGTCGGGGGCCGCGAACGCAAGAAACGTGAAGGCGATCAGGATGATCGCGCTGAGCACGTGGATGATATGGAGCGCGATGGATTCGTTTGGATTCATGGAAAAGAAAGAGACACCCCGCTTGTGCCGTATGCCCAAAGGCTCAGGACCTTTTTAAGCTAAGGTGGGCGCCTCACGCCGGTTTATTGCTGTCCGGTTTACGGCCTAGCAGCCACCGGCGTTTTGGTGGCTCCCGATATGATTCAAAGGCAAAGAGCGTGTATTGAAAGCACCTCGAACACAGCAGGGTGTCGTCCTTCATGCTGCAGCCGAATTCGCGCTCGTCAAATGCGAAGGCGTGCCAAAGGAATGTTTCGCGCTACATTCACCGCTCAACTTTCCAGTATGGAGGAATCGAGGTGCTGAATGATGAGCTCCTGGATGGTCGCCAGAAAGAGGTAGCACATGAATGCCTTGCGCGAGGGCTCAAGCAGCGCCTCCACCTCCACATCGCCGCTCTCCAGCAGATCCTCCTCGAGTCCGGTCAGGTGACGCGTGCGAAGCCACAGGCGCACCGCGGCACAGGCCCGGCCGATCGGCTCCGCATTCTCGCGATCGAAGGCGATCACCCCGCTCGAAAAGAACTCGCTGTCAAAAAGGGCGAGCAGCCGCTCCACCTCGGCATTCTGCGCCGCCAGCAGATCCCTCCTCCACTCCGCCCTGAAGTCCGGCTCGATGTCCGAAAAGATGTTGGGCGCGGCAAGATGGTCAACGAGCGAGACGCTCGCCGCCTTGATCACATCCAGCAGGGGTGCCACAACCTCAAGGCTCAGCCTGACCTCAATGCGTTTCATCCGATTCCAGAACAGCCGTAAGATGCCACCCGTGCAAGATGAACGCGTAATGCTCGGCGCGTTCGCGTTCGCCGCTCCACACGACCGACCGCCCCTTCTCGTGAACCTCCATCATGTGTTTGCGCGCAGTCGTCTCGTCGAAACCAAACACCTTCTTGAACACGAGCACCACGTACGACATGAGGTTTACGGGATCATTCAGCACAACCACATTCCAGCGTCCCTCCAGCTCGGTTTCCACCTGCGGGCGGGACTCGGTCAGCGTGCGGGTCTTGAAGACAGGCCTCATGCGATACAACGGCGGATCACGGCATGAGAATCATCCGCGTGACCCGGCGGAAAGCTCTCGAATCATCGCGGCAAGCCGTTCGGGGGCCTCCGCCAGGGGAACCTTGAGCGATTCCTTGGACGATCGCGGCTTCATTTCAACAACCCCTTCCTTGAGTCCCTTCCCGCCGATAGTCACGCGAAGCGGAATTCCAATCAGATCCGCGTCCTTGAACTTCACTCCCGGCCGTTCATTGCGATCGTCGATCAACACCTCCGCGCCATGGCGCTCCGCCTCCCCGGCAAGCGTGCGGGCGAGGTCCATCGCCTCGGTCACCTGTGGATCCAGCACGCACACAAGCACGTGGAACGGCGCCACCTGCCAGGGCCAGACTATGCCGTCGGCGTCGTGGCTCTGCTCGATGACCGCCTGAAGCGTGCGGCTGATGCCGATCCCATAGCAGCCCATCACCATGGGGTGAGTCTGCTTCTGGTCATCCATGTAGGTCGCTCCGTATTTCTCCGAATACTTCGTGCCCAGCTTGAAGATGTGCCCCACCTCGATTCCGCGGCGGCTCTTCAGCGGCAGTCCGGACTTTGGACAGGGCTCGCCGGCGCTAACCTTTCGGAAATCCCCAAAGCGTCCGATCGCAAGATCGCGCTTCACGTTCACATTGCGAAGATGCACGCCGTCCCTGTTGGCTCCGGTCACTCCATTGCCAATCAGCCTGACCGCGTGGTCCGCAAAGACGCCTGCGAGAGCGTCGGGATTGGCAATCGTGCCGCGCACCGCGCCGAGGCTTCCCGGACTGGCTCCCATCACAGGCAGGATTTCGTCGGGCGTTGCGGGGCGGAACAATCCAAAGCCAAGCTGTCCGAGCTTGGCTTCCTCCAGTTCATCGTTGCCGCGCAGGATCACGACAAACGGCTTCCCGTCTCCAATGTAGACAAGCGTCTTGAACTGCCGGTCGGCGGAAACTGAATACGGTGCTTCGGCAAGAGCCGCGATTGTCACGACCCCGGGGGTGTCGAACGGCTCGATTCCGCCGGCCGGCGGTGCATCCGCAAAGTCGGCGGGAATCAACGCGCTTGTCGCCTTCTCCCGGTTCGCCGCATAGCCGCTTTCCTCGCAATAGATGATGTCGTCGTCGCCCACCTCCGCGGGAACCATGAACTCATGGGAGAAACTTCCGCCCATCACGCCGGTGTCGGCTTCGACCGCAATGGCGAGGATGCCCAGACGCCGGAAGTACGCCTCATAGGCCGCCTTCATTCCGAAATAGCTCTTCACGGCCGCATCGTCATTCACGTCGAAGGAGTACGCGTCCATCATCACAAACTCACGCGCGCGCATCAATCCATAGCGCGGACGGATCTCGTTTCGGAACTTCGTCGCAATCTGATAAAAATTCTTCGGCAGGTCCCGATAACTCGTGATCTCGGCCTTCACCAGCGGAGTGATCACCTCCTCATGCGTGGGACCAAGGACAAACTCCGGCTCGCGCGGGCCGCGCTTCCCGTCGCCCGCGCTGTCCACCCGGAACATGATTTCCCGCGCCGCCGCCCAGCGCGGCCCCTCCTGCCAGTTCTCCACGGGATGCACGTGAGGCATCCACAGCTCAATCGCCGACGCCGCGTTCATCTCCTCGCGACAGATCTGCGTCAGCTTCTGCATGACGCGGAGACCCAGGGGCATGAAGGTGTAAAGCCCTCCACTCAGCTTGCGCACCAAACCGGCGCGAACCAGCAGCTTGTGCGACGCGATTTCCGCGTCGGCGGGGCTTTCCTTGAGCGTGGGAATGAAAAAGCGGGACCAGAATGTCATGAAACGAAGCAACGAAACGGCTGCCCCTTCCGGGAGCAAATGTTAAGTGGCGCCCCTTTGCCCGACCCCGCCCGCGCAAAGAGGATTGCGGCATGCCGTCGCAACTGCGTGGATCCTCGCCCATGTCCGCCCGTCCAGCCCCCAAGCCCTGGCCAATGCGCTGGATCGTCCTCGCGATCCTGCTGACGCTCGTTCCCTACACTTGGATCTCCCTCCACTATCGAAAGCAGGCAAAGCCGTTCGAACCCTACAACGACCTGAAGCAGCGTGCCAACGTTCATCGACTGCTGGCAGCCGGCTTCAATCGTATTCCTCTCTCCGCCGACCGGCCGGCCGATGCCCCGCTGGCATCCCCTGCAGCCCAGGCCAGCCCAATGCCCGCTCCAGCGGGAATTCCCACAGTGCTGAAGGATGCACTCGTGGACGTGCCCAATCTTCCCGATGCAATCCTCTCCGCCAAGGCCGCGGCATCAGCGAGCACTCTCCTGCCCTATGTCATGGAACTGGAGTGCAGCCTTTCCGACCTGAACCTCGGACTCGCCTCATCCTACCTCTATCTCAAGGGCAACGACCTCTGCATTCTGACCGATTTCGAAACGTTTGCCGGCGACCTCCGTTCGCGTTCGCGAAATCTCGCGCTCCGTCTCACGGCTCCTGCCGGCTCAATTCCTGTCGGTGACTACCGCGTAATCGCTTCCGGCGCCCGAGAGTCCGTTCAATGGCGTTTGACTGTTAAGTAGCTGCTTCCAAGGGAGAAACCGACCTCAATCATTGCGGGAAAAATCCCTGGTGTTTTCAGGCATACTCACCTGCGAGACGTTTTCTTTCAGCCCCGGGCTCGGGTGACGATTTCACCCTCTGCATGGCGCAGCTATGGGGACTTCCTTTCGACACACGCGATTTATGTGCGCGCAGCGTGTACCAAGGATCGACCCTTCTGATCATCTGGCAAACGGCAATGGTTCCGCTGTGTGCAAGCGAGGCTTCCGGCGAACGGATTGAACCGATGCCGCCGGCCGGCCCGGCTTTCTTCCTGTTCCATTTCGACCTGCATTCCCTCCCGCTTTGGATCGCCCTGCTGGCCGCGATCGCCGCCTGGATCTGGGAGCGCCGGATGGTCGCGCGCCTGCGTCAGAAATCCAGCGAACTGTTCGAAAGCCGGCAGGACATGACACTCGTGCTCGAGGCAAGCCAGGACGGATTCTGGGACTACACGATCGCCACGGGCCGCATGGAGCGCAGCGAGCGATGGCACGAGATGCTCGGCTACTCCGAAGCGGACAACATCACCACCGAGGACGCGTTTCTCGCCCTCGTGCACCCGGACGATCTTGTCCGGATCAGGGAGCGCTTCGATGCGATGCGCCAGCCGGGGTGCACCATGTATTGGAAATTTGAATACCGCTTGCGCGACAAGCTGGGCATGTGGCGCTGGATGTTGGACCGCGCAAAGATCGTCAGCCGCGACAGTCAGGGGTTCGCGCTGCGCATCGTGGGAACCGGAAGCGACATCACCGAGAGAAAGCGGACGGAAAGCGACCTGAAGCGGAGCCAGACGCTCTTTCGGCAAAGCCAGGAAGTGTCCGGAGTCGGCGGGTGGGAGCTCGATGTCATCCACCAGACGCTGTTCTGGACGCATGAAGCCTTCCGCATCCATGACCTTGATCCAACCGGACCGTATCCGACGGTCGAGGAGGCCCTGGGCTTCTTCACCACCAAGAGTCAGTCTGCGCTTCGCACCGCGATGGCACGCGCGATTGAATCCGGTTCGTCATTTGACCTCGAACTCCAGCTGCAGACGGCAAGGGGACGCACCCGCTGGGTGAGGTCGATCGGCCGAACCGAACCGGATGCCAGTGGAAGGATCATCCGCGTTTACGGTTCATTTCAGGACATCACCGCGCGCAAGGAGGAGGAACAGTCTCAGTCCGAGTTTCAAGGCAAGCTGCTGGAGACGCAGAAACTCGAAAGCCTCGGTGTGCTGGCCGGCGGTGTCGCCCATGACTTCAACAACATCCTGACCGCGATACTTGCAAACGCCCAGTTGTGCCGGCACATGACGAGCGAGGGCTCCGAAATGGACAAGCATCTGGCGGCGATCGAAAAAGCATCATTTCGCGCGTCCGACCTCTGTCACCAACTGCTGGCATACGCCGGGCGAAGCCCCGTCACCCGACAGCAGAGCGATCTGGGAAGGCTGGTCCAGGAAACCACTCAGCTGCTCGAACTCTCGATCGGCAAACTCGCGCAGCTTGAATTGGACCTCTCTCCGCATCC encodes:
- a CDS encoding ankyrin repeat domain-containing protein, with translation MRVFGFFAIGLVAGLACVTAPTLEAAEPPKHVLFIAGAKSHAPGAHEFPAGSRLLADALNASGLPVSAAVSLGWPADQAALEQADLIVLYSDGLEKHVASGHGAWLRTRMEQGRALAVLHFALEPSEDDPDLRALLLDAIGARFDVGWSVNPIWTLHESPDATHPAARGVGKLNVEDEWYFHLRLGEGATRPRALLSAVPPMDSLGQDGPRSGNAAVRLDLERQVPQLLAWTFLSGQGTRGFGFTGGHFHANWYKDDFRRLVLNGLVWCCGIEVPGGGVASPAPREPIFSTIDEAIAHGDVDDVRRHIAADPKRALGAAGARLNPIHQAILRRKPDVAAILLAAGADPRKPDSSGRSPLHLAVERGDAGIVSLLLKAGADPTVRDRRGWTPLHHAAAKNQIEIARLLLDAPTDPNILSELGGTPLHEAAASGSVALVKLLLEHGTNPSIRSKPGVTALDIAREYKNTEVAEYLEKISH
- a CDS encoding Gfo/Idh/MocA family oxidoreductase — encoded protein: MSKKINIAIVGLGFGAEFIPIYQAHPHANLVAVCQRDPNKLGSIQAAFGIGKGYSDYDEMLKDPEIEAVHINTPIPDHAAQTLKALKAGKHVACTVPMATSIADCRKIVDLCRKTGLRYMMMETVVYAREFLFIKEKYERGDLGRIQFLQASHQQDMDGWPNYWPGLPPMWYATHCVGPMLALTDAQAEYVSCFGSGTIRPELIKHYNSPFAVETAHVKFKDSDLTARIIRSLFDTARQYRESIDVYGSKQSFEWTLIEHEPHVLHTAKRPEHKIPKKIKVPDYAKRLPAGIRKFTTKGVYDLGKKTHLSFTQGAGHGGSHPHLAHEFLTALVEGRDPYPNAVKSANWTCVGLCAHESALAGGKIVKLPAFTLS
- a CDS encoding xanthine dehydrogenase family protein molybdopterin-binding subunit, with product MTTLASPLNRREFLKISSLTGGGLLLGTYLQFTDEAAGDPSAAVVKGSSGDGAALNAFVRIATDGSIFIAAHSPEGGQGVRTSLPMLVAEELEADWKNITVELVPLDPIYGTQVAGGSMVTPRNYTPLRQVGASARIMLIQAAANRWSVPASECHASSARVHHASTGRSLGYGELADAASRLAVPDAKSIRLKDPKDFKIIGQRISGVDNPAIVTGKPLFGIDQVLPGMLFATYEKCPVFGGKVIDANLAEIKALPGVKDAFVIEGTQNLNGLLPGVAILANSTWAAMSARRHLRVKWNEGPHANDSWDSYLATAEGLAAKKGENLLRDDGDVSAALRKSTRTVEARYVYPFVYHANFEPQNCTAHFKDGVMELWAPTQRPAGGQDLISSVLNIPKDRIKVNITRIGGGFGRRLSSDFMVEAAAIAQRVDAPVKLTWSREDDIHHDHFRPGGMHYLKGGVDAAGNIIAWQDHFITFGNRKGGNPGAGGSLSPDEFPARFLPNYRTEQSMIVTHIPMGPWRAPGSCVFSWVIQSFIDELAAAAGRDPLEVRLSLLKDRGMVTTPGERPNGFDAARMQGVVKLAAEKAGWGRKLPRGQGQGIAFHFSHRGYFANVAEVNVSRDGVLKVERVVVAGDVGSQIVNPSGAENQVAGAIVDGLSAAALQEINIAQGRVVNGNFNDYHLLRIADAPHVEVHFNLTDNSPTGLGEPALPPLAPAVANAIFAATGKRIRTLPFSKTDLSWS
- a CDS encoding DNA polymerase, with amino-acid sequence MDTLCGLWVADDGAVHLSLATDVGGRVERVERVRPFAWASGLVTGDLPSGVAQTRLGGDAAFPVLVQAETTGAYEEWMMRANASNLVVDAIRPMESQYLLQTQQRLFAEMPFSRLRRCQLDIETGSVDGSFSNASRAGDRVLAIGLKFGSVDRTLVLAEMSNAAEKELLEQFNRVLAEEDPDTIEGHNIFRFDLDYLRVRCRKLKVPCDWGRFGQKAGWRGGRLKVAERWIDFPRCDIPGRTVVDSYLLVQLFDIGARELTSFGLKDVAVAFGITPADAEATGKRTYLDAGAIQGAYLNDRERFLAYLADDLRETRGIVDRLLPTYFEQARTFPILFQETMLRGTTTKIDLLFLEEYLKARESCPAPPEIKPFEGGFTRSFQEGVFHHVLHFDVASLYPSLLLSIGRNPKSDTLGVFIPLLTSLRAYRLRYKQLARSAPTSEERAEAHARQANFKVLINSFYGYLGFSGARFGDGELAAEVTRRGRELLQQLIEEFRKHDCVILEADTDGIYLSSKRFHDAPENLLAAVARILPDGIELEFDGRYDAMFCYKAKNYALRDGGDVTFRGSALRSRGIEPYLRSLTEQMIQNVLGLDVPTPAETIGRLRLQIANRSLRVEQLARTENLGMGVDAYEKFVAGGGKPRRASAEAALLLPSRPKLGDRVTYYITMKRKGISSDWQRARPVSLYDANEHPYDPDYYLEKLDDWIDRYGRFLGMRRITDQTEFALE
- a CDS encoding ATP-dependent Clp protease adaptor ClpS, giving the protein MRPVFKTRTLTESRPQVETELEGRWNVVVLNDPVNLMSYVVLVFKKVFGFDETTARKHMMEVHEKGRSVVWSGERERAEHYAFILHGWHLTAVLESDETH